From Candidatus Eremiobacteraceae bacterium, the proteins below share one genomic window:
- a CDS encoding dihydroorotate dehydrogenase electron transfer subunit: MVSTPLLEAAELISRERVAPGFWCLGFRSPEIARRARPAHYVAIDLPGTFSVRLPLGIWTARDDTFTLLFREWGERTTRLACIADHEPLSIIGPLGNEFSLPDTGKRAVIVAGGIGVVPFWLLVRELLAAKVRTTVVLGARSKHMLVGVDELRALGAEVKICTDDGSAGTRATALDLARELAPPDIFYGCGPPPLLRALGEHANAAGIPCQISMEETFGCSMGTCWGCVVPIRRGSPQAVGYPRATNEKREYDFARVCVDGTVFWSREILWNR; the protein is encoded by the coding sequence ATGGTGTCGACGCCGCTGTTAGAAGCCGCGGAACTCATAAGCCGGGAGCGCGTCGCTCCCGGTTTTTGGTGTCTTGGGTTTCGCAGCCCGGAAATTGCCCGCCGCGCCCGCCCCGCGCACTACGTGGCCATCGACCTGCCAGGCACGTTCTCCGTCCGCCTTCCGCTCGGCATCTGGACGGCGCGCGACGACACGTTCACGCTCCTCTTCCGCGAATGGGGCGAGCGGACGACGCGCCTCGCGTGCATCGCCGACCACGAGCCCCTATCGATCATCGGGCCGCTCGGCAACGAATTCTCGCTCCCGGATACCGGCAAGCGCGCCGTGATCGTCGCCGGCGGGATCGGCGTCGTGCCGTTCTGGCTGCTCGTCCGCGAGCTGCTCGCCGCAAAAGTACGGACGACGGTGGTGCTCGGCGCGCGTTCGAAGCATATGCTCGTCGGCGTCGACGAGCTGCGCGCGCTCGGCGCCGAAGTCAAGATCTGTACCGATGACGGATCGGCGGGAACCCGAGCGACCGCGCTCGACCTCGCGCGCGAGTTGGCGCCGCCCGACATCTTCTACGGCTGCGGGCCGCCGCCGTTGCTGCGCGCCTTGGGCGAACACGCGAACGCCGCCGGCATCCCGTGTCAGATATCTATGGAAGAGACGTTCGGATGCTCGATGGGCACGTGCTGGGGGTGCGTCGTGCCGATCCGTCGTGGCAGCCCGCAAGCCGTCGGCTACCCGCGGGCGACGAACGAGAAGCGCGAGTATGACTTCGCGCGCGTCTGCGTCGACGGCACCGTCTTCTGGAGTCGCGAGATCTTATGGAACCGATGA
- the thpR gene encoding RNA 2',3'-cyclic phosphodiesterase, with the protein MSGRLFVAVDLDEPMRDLIDDAIARLKAAGLDERFTSREKWHATLAFLGPVDASRRAAISEAIATAAKSCDAFDLTLDVVGAFPDARRPKVVWVGSSSPQTGFAACAEAVRAQLSAIGFDFEFDAVPHVTVCRLKRSGPLPAVGSLNPRTIHVDSLTLYESAPQGSSTRYAVLGEMPLR; encoded by the coding sequence GTGAGCGGACGTCTCTTCGTGGCAGTCGATCTCGACGAACCGATGCGCGATCTCATCGACGATGCGATCGCGCGCCTGAAGGCCGCCGGCCTCGACGAGCGTTTCACTTCGCGCGAGAAATGGCATGCGACGCTCGCGTTCCTCGGGCCTGTGGACGCGTCGCGGCGCGCCGCCATTAGCGAGGCGATCGCTACGGCCGCCAAGTCGTGCGACGCCTTCGACCTGACACTCGACGTCGTCGGCGCGTTTCCGGACGCGCGCCGGCCTAAGGTCGTATGGGTCGGATCGTCGTCGCCGCAGACGGGTTTCGCCGCATGTGCCGAGGCGGTGCGCGCACAGTTATCCGCCATCGGCTTCGACTTCGAGTTCGACGCGGTCCCGCACGTGACGGTTTGCCGGCTCAAGCGTAGCGGTCCGCTCCCGGCCGTCGGAAGCCTGAACCCTCGAACGATCCATGTCGACTCACTCACGCTGTACGAATCGGCGCCCCAGGGCTCGTCGACCCGCTATGCGGTGCTCGGCGAAATGCCGCTGCGCTGA
- a CDS encoding SIMPL domain-containing protein (The SIMPL domain is named for its presence in mouse protein SIMPL (signalling molecule that associates with mouse pelle-like kinase). Bacterial member BP26, from Brucella, was shown to assemble into a channel-like structure, while YggE from E. coli has been associated with resistance to oxidative stress.) has protein sequence MTAAALALLLGAPVAAGADPAQPPTISVSGSGSVSYAPDIASISLGVRAQSASAAAAANMVNVRAGSVVSAMHKLGITDAAITTSDYSISYQPPDNSEQPVPMGASTSVAPRRPVAQGSYVATETIDVKSSIAKAGPVLDAGVSAGANETYGISFDTSERTALYREALSRAVADARAQAEILAKAAGVSIAGIQTISVGSGPGPIEPMVRAMNFSAQPATISGGTGTVDASVQVVYRIR, from the coding sequence ATGACAGCAGCCGCGTTAGCGCTGTTGCTCGGCGCGCCGGTCGCCGCCGGAGCCGACCCCGCTCAACCGCCGACGATCAGCGTCAGCGGAAGCGGGTCGGTGTCGTACGCACCCGATATCGCCAGCATCTCGCTCGGCGTTCGCGCGCAATCGGCGAGCGCGGCGGCGGCCGCGAACATGGTCAACGTGAGAGCCGGGTCCGTCGTGAGCGCCATGCACAAACTTGGCATAACAGACGCGGCCATCACGACGTCCGACTACTCGATCTCGTACCAGCCGCCGGATAACTCGGAACAGCCGGTGCCGATGGGAGCGTCGACAAGCGTCGCGCCCAGGCGACCGGTCGCGCAAGGCTCCTACGTCGCGACCGAGACGATCGATGTCAAGTCGTCGATCGCGAAGGCCGGTCCGGTGCTCGACGCCGGCGTCTCAGCGGGCGCGAACGAGACGTACGGCATCTCGTTCGATACAAGCGAACGGACGGCGCTCTATCGCGAGGCGCTCTCGCGCGCCGTCGCCGACGCGCGCGCACAGGCGGAGATACTCGCGAAGGCGGCGGGCGTGAGCATCGCCGGCATCCAAACGATCAGCGTTGGATCAGGCCCCGGGCCGATCGAGCCGATGGTGCGAGCGATGAACTTCTCGGCGCAACCGGCGACGATCAGCGGCGGCACCGGCACGGTCGACGCGTCTGTCCAGGTCGTCTACCGGATCAGGTAG
- a CDS encoding response regulator transcription factor — MDLGPSPAAAPKQKILVVEDDQKIARVLQLELEHEGFEVEWCADGATAIERALKGPDLIILDLLLPRIDGLEVCRRVRKHSSVPIIMLTAKDAVPDRITGLDTGANDYLTKPFSIEELLARIRVQLRSHEPAPRLLTAKDLVLNRDTHEVVRAGKPIELTAKEFSLLEFLLMYPNKVHTRDEIFNSVWGSDFLGESNLIDVYIRYLRNKVDVDTDDKLIHTVRGVGYALRV; from the coding sequence ATGGACTTAGGGCCTTCCCCCGCCGCTGCTCCGAAACAGAAGATCCTCGTCGTCGAAGACGATCAGAAGATAGCGCGCGTCTTGCAGCTCGAGCTCGAACACGAAGGCTTCGAAGTCGAATGGTGCGCCGACGGCGCCACCGCGATCGAGCGCGCGCTCAAAGGACCTGACCTCATCATCCTCGATCTGCTCCTGCCGCGCATCGACGGCCTCGAGGTGTGCAGACGCGTCCGAAAGCACTCATCCGTTCCTATCATCATGCTGACCGCGAAAGACGCCGTGCCGGACCGGATCACCGGTCTCGATACCGGCGCCAACGACTATCTGACCAAACCGTTCTCGATCGAGGAGCTGCTCGCGCGGATCCGCGTTCAACTGCGAAGCCACGAGCCGGCCCCGCGACTCCTGACCGCAAAGGATCTCGTCCTCAACCGAGATACGCACGAGGTCGTCCGCGCCGGCAAACCGATCGAGCTCACGGCGAAGGAGTTCTCGCTGCTCGAGTTCCTGCTCATGTACCCGAACAAAGTCCATACGCGCGACGAGATCTTCAACAGCGTCTGGGGTTCGGATTTCCTCGGCGAATCGAACCTCATCGACGTCTATATCCGCTACTTGCGCAACAAAGTCGATGTCGACACAGATGACAAGCTCATCCACACGGTCCGTGGCGTCGGGTACGCGCTCCGCGTCTGA